The following are from one region of the Erwinia billingiae Eb661 genome:
- the hxpB gene encoding hexitol phosphatase HxpB — translation MSYSRPVLAAIFDMDGLLIDSEPLWDQAELDVFSTLNIDLTRRNELPDTLGLRIDQTVRMWHEALPWSGPSQEEVTQRIIARALNLVEDSRPLLPGVEQALKLCKAEGLKIGLASASPLHMLNRVLEMFNLRDYFDVIASAEALPYSKPHPQVYLDAAAGLGVDPLNCVTLEDSINGMVATKAARMRSIVIPAQEHADDARWSLANVKLTSLNELTSAHLHGR, via the coding sequence ATGTCCTATTCCCGCCCCGTCCTTGCCGCCATCTTTGATATGGATGGCCTGCTTATTGATTCTGAACCGCTGTGGGATCAGGCTGAGCTGGACGTGTTTTCCACGCTGAATATCGATTTGACCCGTCGGAATGAGTTGCCCGATACGCTGGGTTTGCGCATCGATCAGACCGTCAGAATGTGGCATGAAGCGTTGCCGTGGAGCGGCCCCTCACAGGAAGAAGTCACCCAGCGGATTATTGCCCGCGCGCTGAATCTAGTCGAAGACAGCCGTCCTCTGCTGCCGGGCGTGGAGCAGGCATTAAAGCTGTGCAAAGCCGAGGGCTTAAAGATTGGCCTGGCGTCCGCTTCACCGCTGCATATGTTGAATCGCGTGCTGGAGATGTTCAATCTGCGCGACTACTTTGACGTGATTGCCTCTGCTGAAGCCCTGCCTTACAGCAAGCCGCACCCACAGGTTTACCTCGATGCCGCCGCTGGATTAGGAGTAGACCCGCTGAATTGCGTCACCTTAGAAGATTCGATTAACGGTATGGTGGCAACCAAAGCCGCCCGCATGCGTTCAATCGTTATCCCGGCGCAAGAACATGCTGATGATGCCCGCTGGTCGCTGGCGAACGTTAAGCTGACTTCGCTTAACGAACTCACCTCCGCGCACCTGCACGGCAGGTAA
- a CDS encoding YniB family protein → MTYQQAGRVAILKRVAGWIIFIPALISTLISLMTFLEKSREKREGINAVMQDFSHVMIDMIRFNTGFLNAFWNNSPQPDFNHGSNVTFWIVYWLIFVGLALQASGARMWRQSRHLREGIEDQVILENAKGPEGRSRQQLEEKIIVPRHTIFLQFFPLYVLPIVIAVAGYFVLKLLGFIF, encoded by the coding sequence ATGACTTATCAACAAGCTGGCCGGGTCGCGATCCTCAAGCGAGTCGCTGGCTGGATTATTTTTATTCCGGCGCTCATTTCAACGCTGATTTCACTGATGACCTTCCTCGAGAAGAGCCGGGAAAAGCGCGAAGGGATTAATGCGGTGATGCAGGATTTCTCCCATGTGATGATCGATATGATCCGCTTCAACACCGGGTTCCTTAATGCGTTCTGGAATAATTCACCGCAGCCCGATTTTAATCACGGCAGCAACGTCACCTTCTGGATTGTCTACTGGCTGATCTTCGTCGGGCTGGCCTTACAGGCTTCTGGCGCCAGAATGTGGCGACAGTCGCGCCATCTGCGTGAAGGGATTGAGGATCAGGTGATCCTGGAGAATGCGAAAGGGCCAGAAGGGCGCAGCCGCCAGCAGTTGGAAGAGAAAATTATCGTGCCACGTCACACGATTTTCCTGCAGTTTTTCCCCCTGTATGTCTTACCCATCGTGATTGCGGTGGCGGGTTACTTCGTCCTTAAGCTGCTCGGCTTTATCTTCTGA
- a CDS encoding fructosamine kinase family protein encodes MWSAISRLLSEQLGDAEISQRTELPGGDVHPAWHIRYGEYDVFVKCNSRDMLNLFAWEADQLQLLARTKTVRVPAVYGVGSDREVSFLLLEYIPLQPLDRHSAHQLGQQLAHLHQWSEQAQFGLDYDNNLTTSPQPNSWLKRWSIFFAEQRIGWQLQLAAEKGIQYGDIELIIRCAQTALGSHHPQPSLLHGDLWPANCGGSSTGPWIFDPACYWGDRECDLAMLSWYADLPSEIYQGYESVWPLPVDYLQRQPVYQLYYLLNRANVFGGHWFGEAQQAVGALLDADELGKKNARPA; translated from the coding sequence ATGTGGTCAGCCATTAGTCGTCTGTTGAGTGAGCAGTTAGGCGATGCTGAAATCAGCCAGCGTACGGAGTTACCGGGTGGCGACGTTCACCCGGCATGGCATATTCGTTATGGCGAGTATGATGTCTTTGTGAAGTGCAACAGCCGCGACATGCTGAATCTTTTTGCCTGGGAGGCCGATCAGCTGCAACTGCTGGCGCGCACCAAAACCGTTCGCGTACCGGCCGTCTATGGCGTCGGCAGCGATCGCGAAGTGAGTTTTTTGCTGCTGGAATACATTCCGCTACAACCGCTGGATCGGCACAGCGCCCACCAGCTGGGTCAGCAGCTGGCCCATCTGCATCAGTGGAGCGAGCAGGCGCAGTTCGGTCTCGACTATGACAACAACCTCACCACTTCCCCTCAGCCCAACAGCTGGCTTAAACGCTGGTCCATCTTCTTTGCTGAACAGCGTATTGGCTGGCAACTTCAGTTAGCCGCCGAAAAAGGCATTCAGTACGGCGATATCGAGCTGATTATCCGTTGCGCGCAAACCGCATTAGGGAGCCATCATCCTCAACCTTCTCTGCTTCATGGCGATCTCTGGCCTGCCAACTGTGGTGGCAGCAGCACTGGACCGTGGATCTTCGATCCTGCCTGCTATTGGGGCGACCGCGAGTGTGATTTAGCGATGCTGTCGTGGTATGCGGATTTGCCGTCGGAAATCTATCAAGGCTATGAATCCGTCTGGCCGCTGCCGGTAGATTACCTTCAGCGTCAGCCGGTGTATCAGCTCTATTATTTGCTTAACCGGGCGAATGTCTTTGGTGGGCACTGGTTTGGCGAGGCCCAGCAGGCGGTAGGTGCGCTGCTGGATGCCGATGAACTGGGCAAGAAAAATGCCCGCCCGGCCTGA
- the ghoS gene encoding type V toxin-antitoxin system endoribonuclease antitoxin GhoS, translating into MSASDITQYVVTFRYQEEGLSDVLELNSVLTNGGFSTSLTDADGTSHQLGTNSFGITSPQDKDQIHEQAEKLAEVALGQKPEVEVQTFEAFLQDNKS; encoded by the coding sequence ATGAGTGCTTCTGATATTACGCAATACGTCGTGACCTTCCGTTATCAGGAAGAAGGCCTTTCTGACGTTCTGGAACTTAATAGCGTGCTGACCAACGGCGGTTTCAGTACTTCGCTGACCGATGCGGATGGCACTTCCCATCAGCTGGGTACTAACAGCTTCGGCATTACCAGCCCGCAGGATAAAGACCAGATCCACGAACAGGCAGAAAAACTGGCTGAAGTGGCGTTAGGTCAGAAACCTGAGGTCGAGGTTCAGACCTTTGAAGCCTTTTTGCAGGACAATAAAAGCTAA
- a CDS encoding ABC transporter substrate-binding protein, which yields MKPQFSLLASLLALSTATFSAVATTYPVTLTDSDGQQVTLKQEPKRVVLQDGRDILTLALLDRDDPFQRLVAWNNLLKKSDAPTWELMEKKWPEAKKIIDMGFSDKGEVNLESVVAEHPDLMIAQLRSKPSLSQGGVLDKMKQLGIPVLFIDTFEQPVVDTPKSITSLGVALNRESEAKAYTDFYQQHYQAIINKTRDVKPQPQVFIEAKAGLGGLESCCFTHAHVGWGAMVEAVGAKNIGSGLLPGATGDISLEKVIAMKPDVYIVSGSQWASKNNAAVPFGYNVTQAQVDQAFDKMKQRPGFSEVSAISNHRFYGLYHNFYNHPYNIVGLEYLAKFIYPQQFTELDPANTWKEIVTRFTKVPLGKGVLGAQAPAN from the coding sequence CTGAAGCCTCAATTCTCCTTGCTTGCCTCTTTGCTGGCGCTTTCCACCGCCACTTTCTCTGCCGTTGCCACCACCTATCCGGTGACCCTGACCGACAGCGATGGCCAACAGGTTACGCTGAAGCAGGAGCCGAAACGGGTCGTGCTACAGGATGGCCGCGATATTCTGACGCTGGCGCTGCTGGACCGTGACGATCCTTTCCAGCGTCTGGTTGCCTGGAACAACCTGCTGAAGAAAAGTGATGCACCGACGTGGGAGTTGATGGAGAAGAAATGGCCGGAAGCCAAAAAGATCATCGATATGGGCTTCAGCGACAAAGGTGAGGTGAATCTGGAAAGTGTGGTCGCCGAACATCCTGACCTGATGATTGCCCAGCTGCGCTCTAAACCTTCGCTGAGCCAGGGCGGCGTGCTGGATAAAATGAAACAGCTCGGCATCCCGGTGCTGTTTATTGACACCTTTGAGCAGCCGGTTGTCGACACCCCGAAAAGCATCACGTCACTGGGCGTGGCGCTGAACCGTGAGTCCGAAGCGAAGGCCTATACCGATTTTTATCAGCAGCATTATCAGGCCATCATTAATAAGACCCGCGACGTTAAGCCGCAACCGCAGGTGTTTATCGAAGCCAAAGCCGGTTTGGGTGGCCTTGAGTCCTGCTGCTTTACTCATGCCCATGTGGGCTGGGGTGCGATGGTGGAGGCGGTTGGTGCCAAAAATATCGGTTCCGGGCTGCTGCCGGGCGCCACTGGCGATATTTCGCTGGAAAAAGTGATCGCCATGAAACCCGATGTCTATATCGTTTCTGGATCGCAGTGGGCCAGTAAAAACAATGCGGCCGTGCCATTCGGCTACAACGTGACGCAGGCGCAGGTCGATCAGGCTTTCGATAAGATGAAGCAGCGTCCCGGCTTCTCTGAGGTATCCGCCATCAGCAACCATCGCTTCTACGGGCTGTATCACAACTTCTACAACCATCCGTACAATATTGTCGGACTTGAGTACCTGGCGAAGTTCATCTATCCGCAGCAGTTTACGGAACTTGACCCGGCTAACACCTGGAAAGAAATTGTCACTCGCTTCACCAAAGTGCCGTTAGGGAAGGGTGTGTTGGGTGCTCAGGCACCGGCAAACTGA
- a CDS encoding DUF481 domain-containing protein, with translation MKALNKLSVVLLLSGGAICHQALADNNVFTVMDDPSTAKKDFDGSASAGYLAQTGNTTSSSLTANTNMTWYQPNTAYSLWGNASNTSSNDERSSETYQVGGRTRYNMNSYDYLFGQASWLSDRFNGYDGRSFLAAGYGRQLLNGPVHSLRVEAGPGVRYDDYHDGGHDTTALAYGALSYQWQLTDTTKFIQGVSVLGSDDTTVNSETGLQVAINQSFSLKLAYNVTWNQNPPDSAPDKTDTKTTIMLSYAM, from the coding sequence ATGAAAGCGCTTAACAAGCTGTCTGTAGTTCTTTTGCTCTCCGGGGGAGCTATTTGCCATCAAGCTCTGGCAGACAACAACGTCTTTACGGTCATGGATGACCCTTCCACGGCAAAGAAGGATTTTGATGGGAGTGCGTCGGCGGGTTACCTGGCACAAACCGGTAACACCACCAGCTCCTCGCTGACCGCCAATACCAACATGACCTGGTATCAGCCAAATACCGCTTACAGCCTGTGGGGCAACGCCAGCAATACATCGTCTAACGACGAGCGTTCTTCAGAAACGTACCAGGTTGGTGGCCGTACACGTTACAACATGAACAGCTATGACTACCTGTTCGGTCAGGCCAGCTGGCTCAGCGACCGTTTCAACGGTTACGACGGTCGTTCATTCCTGGCGGCAGGTTATGGTCGTCAGCTGCTGAACGGCCCGGTGCACTCGCTGCGTGTGGAAGCCGGTCCGGGCGTGCGTTATGACGATTATCATGACGGTGGCCACGATACCACCGCGCTGGCATACGGTGCGTTGAGCTACCAGTGGCAGCTGACCGATACCACCAAGTTCATTCAGGGTGTGTCCGTGTTGGGTAGTGACGATACGACAGTCAACTCCGAAACCGGTCTGCAGGTTGCTATCAACCAGTCCTTCTCGTTGAAGCTAGCCTACAACGTGACCTGGAACCAGAACCCACCTGATTCTGCTCCAGACAAAACCGACACCAAGACCACCATCATGTTGTCCTACGCGATGTAA
- the thrS gene encoding threonine--tRNA ligase has translation MPVITLPDGSQRSFDHAVSVMDIAQDIGPGLAKACIAGRVNGELVDAVDPITEDANVAIITAKDEAGLEIIRHSCAHLLGHAIKQLWPDTKMAIGPVIDNGFYYDVDIDRTLTQEDIEQLEKRMHQLAETNYDVIKKKVSWQEARDAFAARGETYKITILDENISHDDQPGLYHHEEYVDMCRGPHVPNMRFCHHFKLQKISGAYWRGDSNNKMLQRIYGTAWADKKQLAAYLLRLEEAAKRDHRKIGKQLDLYHMQEEAPGMVFWHNDGWTIFRELEVFVRSKLTEYDYQEVKGPLMMDRVLWEKTGHWENYKEAMFTTSSENREYCIKPMNCPGHVQIFNQGLKSYRDLPLRMAEFGSCHRNEPSGALHGLMRVRGFTQDDAHIFCTEEQVRTEVNSCIRMVYDMYSTFGFEKIVVKLSTRPVKRIGTEEQWDRAEADLAAALKENDIPFEYQPGEGAFYGPKIEFTLHDCLDRAWQCGTVQLDFSLPSRLSASYIGENNERQVPVMIHRAILGSVERFIGILTEEYAGFFPTWLAPVQVVVMNITDGQSEYVAELTRKLQNAGIRAKADLRNEKIGFKIREHTLRRVPYMLVCGDKEVESGKVAVRTRRGKDLGSMDVNEVIAKLQDEIRSRNLHQLEE, from the coding sequence ATGCCCGTTATTACTCTTCCTGATGGAAGTCAGCGTTCTTTTGATCACGCCGTTAGCGTGATGGACATTGCTCAGGACATCGGTCCTGGCCTCGCGAAAGCCTGTATTGCTGGCCGCGTGAATGGTGAACTGGTGGATGCGGTTGATCCGATCACCGAGGATGCCAATGTCGCTATCATTACCGCAAAAGATGAAGCCGGTCTTGAGATCATTCGTCACTCTTGTGCTCACCTGCTGGGACACGCTATCAAACAGCTGTGGCCTGACACCAAGATGGCTATTGGTCCAGTGATCGACAACGGCTTCTATTACGATGTTGATATCGACCGTACCCTGACCCAGGAAGACATTGAGCAGCTGGAAAAGCGTATGCACCAGCTGGCTGAAACCAATTACGATGTCATCAAGAAGAAAGTGAGCTGGCAGGAAGCGCGTGATGCGTTTGCTGCACGTGGCGAAACGTACAAAATCACCATTCTTGATGAAAACATCAGCCATGATGACCAGCCTGGTCTGTATCATCATGAAGAATATGTCGATATGTGCCGTGGTCCGCACGTGCCGAATATGCGTTTCTGCCACCACTTTAAGCTGCAGAAAATTTCTGGTGCTTACTGGCGTGGCGACAGCAACAATAAAATGTTGCAGCGCATTTACGGCACTGCCTGGGCAGATAAAAAGCAGCTGGCTGCCTATTTACTGCGTCTGGAAGAAGCGGCCAAGCGCGATCACCGTAAAATCGGTAAGCAGCTTGACCTGTATCACATGCAGGAAGAAGCGCCGGGCATGGTGTTCTGGCATAATGACGGCTGGACCATCTTCCGCGAGCTGGAAGTCTTTGTGCGCAGCAAGCTGACTGAGTATGACTATCAGGAAGTGAAAGGCCCATTGATGATGGACCGCGTGCTGTGGGAAAAAACAGGGCATTGGGAAAACTACAAAGAAGCGATGTTCACCACCTCTTCAGAGAACCGTGAATATTGCATCAAGCCAATGAACTGCCCAGGCCACGTGCAGATTTTCAATCAGGGTCTAAAATCATACCGCGACCTGCCGTTACGTATGGCGGAGTTCGGTAGCTGTCACCGTAACGAGCCATCAGGCGCGTTGCACGGTCTGATGCGTGTGCGTGGCTTTACTCAGGATGATGCCCATATCTTCTGTACAGAAGAGCAGGTGCGTACTGAAGTAAATAGCTGCATCCGCATGGTGTATGACATGTACAGCACCTTCGGATTTGAAAAAATCGTGGTGAAGCTGTCTACCCGTCCGGTAAAACGCATCGGTACTGAAGAACAGTGGGATCGCGCCGAGGCCGATCTGGCTGCCGCGCTGAAAGAGAACGACATTCCGTTCGAATATCAGCCGGGAGAGGGCGCTTTCTACGGTCCTAAGATTGAATTTACCCTGCATGACTGCCTGGATCGCGCATGGCAGTGTGGTACCGTTCAGCTCGACTTCTCATTGCCGAGCCGTCTGAGTGCCTCATATATTGGGGAAAATAATGAGCGTCAGGTGCCGGTGATGATCCACCGTGCAATTCTGGGTTCAGTGGAGCGCTTTATCGGTATTTTGACCGAAGAGTATGCCGGGTTCTTCCCGACCTGGTTGGCTCCAGTACAAGTTGTGGTGATGAATATCACCGATGGCCAGTCCGAATATGTTGCAGAATTGACCCGAAAACTGCAGAATGCGGGCATTCGTGCAAAAGCGGACTTGAGAAACGAGAAGATTGGCTTTAAAATCCGTGAGCATACTTTACGACGTGTCCCGTATATGTTGGTCTGTGGTGATAAAGAGGTGGAATCTGGCAAAGTTGCCGTTCGCACCCGCCGTGGTAAAGACCTGGGTAGCATGGACGTAAACGAAGTGATCGCGAAGCTGCAAGACGAAATTCGCAGTCGCAATCTTCATCAATTGGAGGAATAA
- the infC gene encoding translation initiation factor IF-3 has translation MKGGKRVQPARPNRINREIRATEVRLTGVDGEQIGIVSLNEALEKAEEAGVDLVEISPNAEPPVCRIMDYGKFLYEKSKSSKEQKKKQKVIQVKEIKFRPGTDDGDYQVKLRNLIRFLEEGDKAKITLRFRGREMAHQQIGMEVLNRVRKDLCEDIDLAIVESFPSKIEGRQMIMVLAPKKKQ, from the coding sequence ATTAAAGGCGGAAAACGAGTTCAACCGGCGCGTCCTAATCGCATTAACAGAGAAATCCGCGCCACAGAAGTACGACTGACTGGCGTCGATGGCGAGCAGATTGGTATTGTCAGTCTGAATGAGGCTTTGGAAAAAGCTGAGGAAGCAGGTGTTGATTTAGTTGAAATCAGCCCTAACGCCGAGCCGCCCGTTTGCCGTATCATGGATTACGGCAAATTCCTTTACGAAAAAAGCAAATCTTCTAAAGAACAGAAGAAGAAGCAAAAAGTTATCCAGGTTAAGGAAATCAAATTCCGTCCTGGTACCGATGATGGCGACTATCAGGTAAAACTACGCAACCTGATTCGCTTTCTCGAAGAGGGCGACAAAGCCAAAATCACGCTGCGATTCCGTGGACGTGAGATGGCGCACCAGCAGATCGGCATGGAAGTGCTTAACCGCGTCCGTAAAGATCTGTGTGAAGACATCGATTTGGCTATCGTCGAATCCTTCCCTTCGAAGATCGAGGGTCGTCAGATGATCATGGTGCTGGCTCCGAAGAAGAAGCAGTAG
- the rpmI gene encoding 50S ribosomal protein L35: MPKIKTVRGAAKRFKKTASGGFKRKHANLRHILTKKSTKRKRHLRPKGMVSKGDLGLVIACLPYA, encoded by the coding sequence ATGCCAAAGATTAAAACTGTACGTGGCGCGGCCAAGCGCTTCAAGAAGACCGCCTCTGGTGGCTTCAAGCGTAAACACGCTAACCTGCGTCATATTCTGACTAAAAAATCTACTAAGCGTAAACGTCACCTGCGCCCGAAAGGCATGGTTTCTAAAGGCGATCTGGGTCTGGTTATTGCCTGCCTGCCGTACGCATAA
- the rplT gene encoding 50S ribosomal protein L20: MARVKRGVVARARHKKILKQAKGYYGARSRVYRVAFQAVIKAGQYAYRDRRQRKRQFRQLWIARINAAARTNGMSYSRFINGLKKASIEIDRKILADIAVFDKVTFTALVEKAKTALA; encoded by the coding sequence ATGGCTCGTGTAAAACGTGGTGTAGTTGCTCGCGCACGTCACAAAAAAATCTTAAAACAAGCTAAAGGCTATTACGGTGCACGTTCACGTGTTTACCGCGTTGCCTTCCAGGCTGTTATCAAAGCTGGTCAGTATGCTTACCGTGACCGTCGTCAGCGGAAGCGTCAGTTCCGTCAGCTGTGGATCGCGCGTATCAACGCAGCGGCACGCACTAACGGAATGTCTTACAGCCGTTTCATTAATGGTCTGAAAAAGGCTTCTATTGAAATCGACCGTAAGATTCTGGCTGACATCGCAGTCTTCGACAAAGTGACCTTCACGGCACTGGTTGAGAAAGCGAAAACAGCTCTGGCGTAA
- the pheM gene encoding pheST operon leader peptide PheM, with translation MNAAIFRFFFYFST, from the coding sequence ATGAATGCTGCTATTTTCCGTTTCTTTTTTTACTTTAGCACCTGA
- the pheT gene encoding phenylalanine--tRNA ligase subunit beta — MKFSELWLREWVNPAIDSAALSEQITMAGLEVDGVEAVAGAFHGVVVGEVVECGQHPNADKLRVTKINVGGDRLLDIVCGAPNCRQGLKVAVATVGAVLPGDFKIKAAKLRGEPSEGMLCSFSELGISDDHDGIIELPLDAAVGTDIREFLKLDDSTIEISVTPNRADCLGIIGVARDVAVLNKMTLTEPDISPVVATVQDTFPIRVDAKEACPRYLGRVVKGINVKAATPLWMKEKLRRCGIRSIDPVVDITNFVLLELGQPMHAFDLDRLEGGIVVRLAEESELLTLLDGTETKLKADTLVIADHQKALAMGGIFGGEHSGVNEETRNVLFECAFFNPLSITGRARSYGLHTDASHRYERGVDPQLQFKAMERATRLLLDICGGEAGPVIDVTNEETLPKRATITLRREKLDRLIGHVVSDDQVSDILRRLGCEVTEGEGFWQAVAPGWRFDMEIEEDLVEEVARVYGYNNIPDVPVQAGLIMTKHREANLSLKRVKSMLVDKGYQEAITYSFVDPKIQALLHPGEENLVLPSPISVEMSAMRLSLWTGLLSAVVYNQNRQQSRVRLFESGLRFVPDTQANLGIRQDVMLAGVISGTRNEEHWDLARQAVDFYDLKGDLESVLELTGKLSEIQFRAEANPALHPGQSAAIYLRGDRIGFIGVVHPELERKLDLNGRTVVFELEWDKVSDRVLPDASGISRFPANRRDIAVVVAENVPAADIITECKKVGVNQVVGVNLFDVYRGKGVNEGFKSLAISLILQDTARTLEEDEIAATVAKCVEALKERFQASLRD; from the coding sequence ATGAAATTCAGCGAACTCTGGTTACGTGAGTGGGTTAACCCGGCTATTGATAGTGCAGCACTGTCAGAACAGATCACCATGGCAGGCCTGGAAGTGGATGGCGTTGAAGCTGTCGCCGGGGCGTTTCATGGCGTGGTGGTGGGTGAAGTGGTGGAATGTGGCCAGCACCCAAACGCAGATAAACTGCGCGTCACTAAAATTAATGTGGGCGGCGATCGCCTGCTGGATATCGTCTGTGGCGCGCCTAACTGCCGTCAGGGACTGAAAGTCGCCGTAGCGACGGTCGGTGCCGTGCTGCCAGGTGATTTTAAAATTAAAGCAGCCAAGCTGCGCGGCGAACCTTCAGAAGGGATGCTGTGCTCCTTCTCTGAGCTGGGTATTTCCGACGATCATGACGGGATTATTGAGCTGCCGCTGGATGCGGCGGTTGGAACGGACATCCGTGAGTTCCTGAAGCTTGATGACAGCACCATTGAAATCAGCGTCACGCCGAACCGTGCGGACTGCCTGGGCATTATTGGTGTGGCACGTGATGTGGCCGTACTGAACAAAATGACCCTGACTGAGCCAGACATCTCACCGGTGGTAGCAACAGTCCAGGATACCTTCCCAATCCGTGTTGACGCGAAAGAAGCCTGCCCGCGTTACCTGGGCCGGGTGGTGAAAGGCATTAACGTTAAGGCGGCAACGCCGCTGTGGATGAAAGAGAAGCTGCGTCGTTGTGGCATCCGCTCTATCGATCCGGTTGTCGACATCACTAACTTTGTGCTGCTTGAACTGGGCCAGCCGATGCATGCTTTCGACCTCGATCGTCTCGAAGGCGGTATCGTGGTGCGGTTGGCAGAAGAGAGTGAACTGCTGACTCTGCTGGACGGTACCGAGACCAAACTCAAAGCGGACACGCTGGTGATTGCCGATCATCAGAAAGCGTTGGCCATGGGTGGCATCTTCGGTGGTGAACACTCAGGTGTGAACGAAGAGACCCGCAATGTGCTGTTCGAGTGCGCGTTCTTCAACCCGCTCTCCATCACCGGACGTGCGCGTAGCTACGGTTTGCATACTGACGCCTCACACCGTTATGAGCGTGGCGTTGATCCGCAACTGCAGTTCAAGGCGATGGAGCGCGCAACGCGTCTGTTGCTGGACATCTGCGGCGGCGAAGCTGGCCCGGTTATCGATGTCACCAATGAAGAGACGTTGCCAAAGCGTGCCACCATCACGCTGCGCCGTGAAAAGCTGGACCGTCTGATTGGCCACGTTGTATCTGATGATCAAGTCAGCGACATTCTGCGTCGTCTGGGCTGTGAAGTGACCGAAGGTGAGGGTTTCTGGCAGGCGGTCGCGCCGGGCTGGCGTTTCGATATGGAAATCGAAGAAGACCTGGTCGAAGAAGTGGCTCGCGTGTATGGCTATAACAACATTCCAGACGTGCCGGTGCAGGCCGGCCTGATTATGACTAAGCACCGCGAAGCGAATCTGTCGCTCAAGCGCGTGAAATCGATGCTGGTCGATAAAGGGTATCAGGAAGCGATCACTTACAGCTTCGTCGATCCTAAGATCCAGGCGTTGCTGCACCCGGGCGAAGAGAATCTGGTGCTGCCAAGCCCAATCTCGGTTGAAATGTCGGCGATGCGTCTTTCGCTGTGGACGGGCCTGCTATCTGCGGTGGTGTATAACCAGAATCGTCAGCAAAGCCGTGTGCGTCTGTTTGAAAGCGGCCTACGCTTTGTGCCTGATACTCAGGCAAACCTTGGCATTCGTCAGGATGTTATGCTGGCCGGTGTGATCAGCGGTACGCGTAATGAAGAGCATTGGGATCTGGCGCGTCAGGCAGTTGACTTCTATGATTTGAAAGGTGATTTGGAGTCCGTCCTCGAACTTACCGGTAAATTGTCTGAGATTCAGTTCCGCGCTGAAGCAAATCCTGCTTTGCACCCGGGACAGAGCGCAGCAATTTATTTACGCGGCGATCGCATCGGATTTATCGGTGTGGTGCATCCAGAACTTGAACGGAAACTGGATCTTAACGGCCGTACTGTGGTGTTTGAACTGGAGTGGGACAAGGTGTCAGACCGCGTCCTGCCTGATGCGAGCGGCATTTCCCGTTTCCCGGCAAACCGTCGCGACATCGCCGTTGTAGTGGCTGAAAACGTCCCTGCAGCAGATATCATCACAGAGTGTAAGAAAGTTGGCGTAAATCAGGTAGTTGGCGTAAACTTGTTTGACGTGTACCGCGGTAAGGGCGTAAATGAAGGTTTTAAGAGCCTCGCTATCAGCCTGATTTTGCAAGATACCGCCCGGACACTCGAAGAAGATGAGATTGCCGCTACCGTTGCAAAATGCGTAGAGGCACTGAAAGAGCGATTCCAAGCATCCTTGAGGGATTGA
- the ihfA gene encoding integration host factor subunit alpha, with amino-acid sequence MALTKAEMSEYLFEKLGLSKRDAKELVELFFEEVRRALENGEQVKLSGFGNFDLRDKNQRPGRNPKTGEDIPITARRVVTFRPGQKLKSRVENATPKED; translated from the coding sequence ATGGCGCTTACAAAAGCTGAGATGTCTGAATACCTGTTTGAGAAGCTGGGGCTTAGCAAACGGGATGCCAAAGAGCTGGTTGAACTGTTTTTTGAAGAAGTACGTCGTGCTTTGGAAAACGGTGAACAGGTGAAACTGTCAGGATTTGGCAACTTCGACCTTCGCGACAAAAACCAACGTCCGGGACGAAACCCCAAGACTGGTGAAGATATTCCAATCACGGCGCGTCGTGTGGTTACCTTCCGACCTGGTCAGAAGCTGAAAAGCCGGGTCGAGAACGCAACACCGAAAGAAGACTGA